The genomic segment CCCAGGGCATTGACAACTCTTCCTATCATTTTATCGCCTACTGGAATTTCTACAATCCTTTTTGTCCTTTTTACCTCATCCCCCTCTTTGATAAGCGTGCTTTCTCCCAAAAGCACGGTTCCTACGCTGTCCTCTTCCAGGTTAAGAACCATACCATAAACATTTTCTGGAAAAGCTATGAGCTCGCCAGCCATCGCCTTTTCTAATCCATAAATCTTTGCTATTCCATCGCCTACAGAAATGACTGTTCCTATCTCGCTTAACTCTATTTCTTTTTCAAACCCTTCAATCTGCCTCTTTATTACCTCGCTAATCTCTTCTGCCTTGATTTCCATTATCCTTTAACCCCCTTCAATAGTTCTTCTTTTATATGTCCCAGTTGGTTTTTAATGCTTCCATCTATTATATATCCTCCCATCTGAATCTTTATCCCTCCAACCAAATAAGGGTCAATTTTCTCTTCTAATAACACCTCTTTTTTGGTTAACTTTGAAAGCTTCTCTTTCAACCTCTTTTTTGAGTCTTCTGGTATTTGATAGCCAGATGTTATCAAGGCTTTCACTCTGTTGTGAATCTCGTTAGAAAGCTCCCCATAAATTAGGGATATTGCCATAATATGATTCAGCCTGTTCTTTTCAAGAAGAAGATATAAAAATCTTGACACGACCGGCATAACTTTAATAATTTCAATGATTTCTGCTAATATTCCTTTTTTAAAGCCTAAATCTATGCTTGGATTGTAGAGAAGGTCCCGAAGGCCTTTGTTCTCTTTAATTAAAGAAGCAATATTTTTTAGCTCTTTATCAATTCTGTCCACATCTTTCGGTTCTTTGTTTATCTCTAATAAGGCCTTTGCATACCTTTTTGATACAACATTCCCTATCAAGACAGTTTCTCCATTTTTTCTATGTATTCATCTATTAATCTATTATGATCTTCTTTTTTAATATTCTTTTTTATGAGTTCCTCAGCCATTCCGAGTGCCAAAAGAGCTGCTTCCTGTTGAAGTTTGGCCTTAGCTTTTTTGGACTCTAATTCAATGTTTCTCTTTATCTGCTCAACTACTTTTTTAGCTAGTTCTTCGGCCTCTTGTTTTATTTTCTCTTGAATTTTTTCACCATCCAATTTGGCTTGTTCTCGTAACATAGAGATTTCCTTCTCAACAGAATCAAGCTTCTCTCTATACTCTTTAAGCCTTTGCTCTGCTCTATTTCTTGCTAAATCAGCTTCTTCTAGCTCGTCTTTTATACTCTTACTTCTTCCTTTAAAAAATTCCCTTGCCTTCTTGAATAAAAAAAAGTATAAGACGGCTATAAATAATCCAAAATTTATAATCTTAAAGGCTTCATGGGTTAAGCTAAAATGTCCCCCTCCTGCCGCAGAAGCTGCTTTAGCCGAAAAAATGATTAACAGAACTGAAAATATTATCCGATTTATTAACATAAAATACCTTTTATAGCTTTCTTCCCAATATCTTCTCTGCAATTTCCGTAGAAAACCTCTTGGTCTTTTCTATAAGCTCTTTTTTTGCTTGAGATGTTGCTTCTATTATCTCTGTCTTCGCCTTCTCCATGATATTTCGAGATTTGAGCGTTGCTGAATCGACAATCTCCCGTTGCCTTTCAATAGCTTCTTTTTGAACTCTCGCCAGATCTTCACTGATCTCATTTTTTGTTAAATGTATGATTCTTTTATATTCTTCTAGCTTGTCCTCAGCAAGCCTTTCATTATCTTCTGCCTTTTTGAGATACCCTTTGGTTAGTCTCTCTCTTTTCTCAAAATTTTCCAGGAAGGGTCTGAACAGAAATTTTCTTAAAATAACAAGCAATATAATAAAATTGATAAAAAGCAAAAAAAATGTTGAGTCAATAGACATATTAAGACCTCAACTTTAAAATTAGATTTGAAAACTTTTATTAGAAGGACCTTTAAAAAGCAAAATAATCTAGCACAACAGTGTAATTTTTGTCAATATCTTCATGCTTTCTATTTTAGCTATTTTTTAGCTGTACCTCCTCAGCTATTGAAACATTAAGCATCTCCTTGTCCATCTCACAGCTTCCCTCAAAGATAGCCCCTTCTTCAATAAAAAGGGAAGGGGTTTTGATATTCCCATTTAATTCACAGCTCGAATGAATTTTTATCTTTTTTGAGGCACTAATATTGCCTGTTATTTTCCCAAGAGCTATTAAGGTGCCAACGTGAATCTCTGCATTGATTCTTGCTTTTTCGCCAACAATCAGGGTGTCTGAAGTCACTACTTCACCCTCTAGCATTCCGTCAATCCTAACCGTTCCTTCAAAGCTTAGAGTTCCCTTAAATTCTGTTCCCTCTCCAAGAAATGCCTTAATTTCTTTGGATTCTGATTGTTCATTCTTTTCCTTTGACATTTTTTAATTAATCCCCCCTTTTTTTATCTCTTCCAACAACCTTTGGAGTTCTTCTTCAGAGTAATAGTATATTTCTATCTTCCCTCCTTTTTTGCTTTGGCTAATATTAACCTTTGTGTTTAGCCTCCTCTTAAGCTCTTCCTCAACAGAAAGAAGGAATATATCTTTTTTTGCCTTCTTCTTCAGCCTCAATCCCTGTTGTGCCTTCCTGACAAGGTTCTCTGTTTCCCTGACAGAAAGGGCCTTCTTAATAACTACATCCCTAACGGCTTTCTGCTCCTTTACAGACTTCAGACCAAGAAGAGTCCTGGCATGTCCCATTGACAATCTATTGTTTTCAATATCTTCTTTGATAGTCTCTGGGAGTTTTAATAACCGAATATAGTTGGTTATTGAGGATCGGTCCTTTCCCACCCTGCGAGAAAGTTCCTCCTGGGTCATGCCAAACCCCTTAATCAACTCGTTATAAGCAAGGGCTTCCTCTATGGGGTTCAGATCTTCTCTTTGAATATTCTCTATCAAAGCCAGTTCCAATATCTCTGAGCTAGATATTTCTTTTATTAGGGCAGGCGCTTTTTCGATTCCCAGCATCTGCAAGGCCCTCCAGCGTCTCTCGCCCGCAATAAGCTCATAACCATCTTCTCCTCTTTTTACTATGATCGGCTGAATTATTCCCTTTTCCTTGATAGAGTCTGCCAGGTCTTTTAGTTTTGCCTTATCAAGCCTCTTTCTTGGCTGATATCTGTTTGGTTTAATCATTGATACAGGAATATTTATCAACCTCTCTTCCTTAATTGTATCTGTCTTAAGTTCCGGAATTAATGCTTCTAACCCCTTACCCAGTGCCTTACGCTGCATTTGAAATTAACTCCTTTGCTAAATTAAGATAGGCTGCTGCTCCTTTTGATTCAATGTCATAGAGAATTATTGGTTTGCCAAAGCTTGGGGCTTCGCTTAAACGAACACTTCTTGGAATAATGGTATGAAGAACTTGATCTTTGAACAGCCTTCTTATCTCCTCTGTTACCTGCTGAGAGATAAGTGTTCTTACATCATACATTGTTAATAAAATTCCCTCGATAAACAAGGAGGGGTTAAGGTTTCTCTTGATTAAATTTATCGTTTTTAAAAGCTGGCTTAATCCT from the Nitrospinota bacterium genome contains:
- the atpH gene encoding ATP synthase F1 subunit delta; translated protein: MIGNVVSKRYAKALLEINKEPKDVDRIDKELKNIASLIKENKGLRDLLYNPSIDLGFKKGILAEIIEIIKVMPVVSRFLYLLLEKNRLNHIMAISLIYGELSNEIHNRVKALITSGYQIPEDSKKRLKEKLSKLTKKEVLLEEKIDPYLVGGIKIQMGGYIIDGSIKNQLGHIKEELLKGVKG
- a CDS encoding polymer-forming cytoskeletal protein is translated as MSKEKNEQSESKEIKAFLGEGTEFKGTLSFEGTVRIDGMLEGEVVTSDTLIVGEKARINAEIHVGTLIALGKITGNISASKKIKIHSSCELNGNIKTPSLFIEEGAIFEGSCEMDKEMLNVSIAEEVQLKNS
- a CDS encoding ATP synthase F0 subunit B, whose translation is MSIDSTFFLLFINFIILLVILRKFLFRPFLENFEKRERLTKGYLKKAEDNERLAEDKLEEYKRIIHLTKNEISEDLARVQKEAIERQREIVDSATLKSRNIMEKAKTEIIEATSQAKKELIEKTKRFSTEIAEKILGRKL
- the atpF gene encoding F0F1 ATP synthase subunit B; its protein translation is MLINRIIFSVLLIIFSAKAASAAGGGHFSLTHEAFKIINFGLFIAVLYFFLFKKAREFFKGRSKSIKDELEEADLARNRAEQRLKEYREKLDSVEKEISMLREQAKLDGEKIQEKIKQEAEELAKKVVEQIKRNIELESKKAKAKLQQEAALLALGMAEELIKKNIKKEDHNRLIDEYIEKMEKLS
- a CDS encoding ParB/RepB/Spo0J family partition protein; the encoded protein is MQRKALGKGLEALIPELKTDTIKEERLINIPVSMIKPNRYQPRKRLDKAKLKDLADSIKEKGIIQPIIVKRGEDGYELIAGERRWRALQMLGIEKAPALIKEISSSEILELALIENIQREDLNPIEEALAYNELIKGFGMTQEELSRRVGKDRSSITNYIRLLKLPETIKEDIENNRLSMGHARTLLGLKSVKEQKAVRDVVIKKALSVRETENLVRKAQQGLRLKKKAKKDIFLLSVEEELKRRLNTKVNISQSKKGGKIEIYYYSEEELQRLLEEIKKGGIN